Proteins encoded by one window of Channa argus isolate prfri chromosome 13, Channa argus male v1.0, whole genome shotgun sequence:
- the ccdc120a gene encoding coiled-coil domain-containing protein 120 yields the protein MAAGVNYWSSYEPSYKVSQSVWGGEQESSSEEGGGGVTWDTPAMEVKGQLISAPDPLSCPDRKLSQRMAELQERRRTLQALLSMRLAELRRICLQEAELTGAMPSDFPLEAGEKPPSVRRRGGTSRQGNRKCRAEEEDSQRTKPKKTLFSGALRKHSDSEHNTHTQTHIHHGKRTMHRGCHTDDSVRSESSSTSDSTGHDNGSPVEVFFQSKTTRNALHNRSDHPETLQSHKALPLPTSHPPTLPLHPHPPLLPHSQDSSSSGPSDPGAAVDRGVRSNAARCSNSSDGLLDSTTPPDVEGGQQQGGLWVNGMGGSRGTNTSGVFKSSETLMDGWNRTNNGPTEGGVRGRGTGRGRGGRGGGYSEVLLDYIWGKQQQLQRQQSQPSSRQPVLPQHQPLYNGYSSQQPPEVPPAYHADLRRVKVTRTKSCGPFLPVQQSQCDTNNPTLTTIQPDPHPHLQPPRPPQLPLSQDAQLEEATRSLHKALALEGLRDWYLRNTIGSTHQNQPNGKLSSGVTLGVSAKVNGGVKGQAGGGGALQRRRTTHGVPQQSTYQTETTHHHTESHHKQTLPHSATFHGHPLHGRSVDGSLYHDSFPPQKQEVTPRDTTVDQPSPGTLV from the exons ATGGCAGCAGGAGTAAACTACTGGAGCTCTTATGAACCTAGTTACAAA GTGAGTCAGAGTGTGTGGGGCGGAGAACAGGAGTCCAGCAgtgaagagggaggaggaggggtcaCATGGGACACACCTGCcatggaggtcaaaggtcaactcATCTCAGCACCTG ACCCCCTCTCCTGTCCAGACAGGAAGTTGAGTCAGCgaatggcagagctgcaggagagGAGGCGCACTCTGCAGGCTCTGCTGAGCATGCGATTAGCTGAGTTGAGACGCATCTGTCTGCAGGAGGCG GAGCTGACGGGTGCCATGCCCAGTGACTTCCCCTTGGAAGCCGGAGAAAAACCTCCCTCTGTCCGACGAAGGGGCGGCACATCCCGCCAAGGGAACAGGAAGTGTAGAGCAGAG gaggAAGACTCTCAGCGTACAAAGCCAAAGAAAACGTTATTCAGCGGAGCTCTGAGAAAACACAGTGACtctgaacacaacacacacactcagacacacatacaccacggcAAGAGGACAATGCACAGAGGCTGCCACACAG ACGACAGTGTGAGGTCAGAGAGCAGCTCCACATCCGACTCTACGGGACACGACAATG GTTCTCCAGTTGAAGTTTTCTTCCAGAGCAAAACTACAAGGAACGCTCTGCACAACAG ATCTGACCATCCAGAGACTCTTCAGAGCCACAAAGCGCTCCCCCTGCCTAcatcccacccacccacccttcctcttcatcctcatcctcctcttctccctcacTCTCAGGACTCCTCATCCTCTGGCCCCTCTGATCCAGGAGCAGCTGTGGACAGGGGGGTCAGGAGTAATGCAGCTCGATGCAGCAACAGTTCAGATGGCCTGCTAGACAGTACCACCCCTCCAGATGTGGAGGGGGGTCAGCAGCAGGGGGGGCTGTGGGTAAATGGTATGGGGGGGTCCAGAGGAACAAATACCTCTGGGGTGTTTAAGAGCTCAGAGActctgatggatggatggaacaGGACGAATAATGGACCCACTGAGGGGGGAGTAAGGGGAAGAGGAACAGGGCGAGGAAGAGGTGGGAGGGGAGGGGGCTACAGTGAGGTCCTGCTGGACTACATCTGGgggaaacagcagcagctgcagcgaCAGCAGTCCCAGCCCAGCAGCAGGCAGCCAGTCTTGCCCCAGCACCAGCCTCTCTACAATGGCTACTCATCCCAACAACCCCCCGAAGTCCCCCCTGCCTACCATGCTGACCTACGACGGGTCAAAGTGACCCGCACCAAATCCTGCGGTCCCTTCCTCCCTGTGCAGCAGAGCCAGTGTGATACAAATAATCCTACTCTGACAACCATCCAGCctgacccccacccccacctgcAGCCCCCACGGCCACCACAGTTGCCCCTCAGCCAGGATGCACAGCTGGAGGAGGCCACCAGGAGCCTCCACAAGGCTCTGGCTCTTGAAG GTCTGAGGGACTGGTACCTGAGGAACACCATAGGCTCCACCCACCAGAACCAGCCCAATGGGAAGCTGAGCTCAGGAGTGACCTTAGGAGTCAGTGCAAAGGTGAATggaggggtcaaaggtcaggcaGGTGGGGGCGGAGCCTTGCAGCGCAGACGGACAACTCATGGCGTCCCCCAGCAGTCAACCTATCAGACGGAAACAACTCATCACCACACAGAATCACATCACAAACAGACACTGCCACATTCAGCCACATTTCATGGACACCCGCTGCACGGCAG gTCTGTGGACGGCTCACTCTATCACGACTCCTTCCCACCTCAGAAACAGGAAGTTACTCCCAGAGATACAACCGTGGACCAACCATCACCTGGGACCTTGGTCTGA